Genomic window (Drosophila ananassae strain 14024-0371.13 chromosome 3L, ASM1763931v2, whole genome shotgun sequence):
ttgtagcttttgaaaaaaaaatatatcttcgattttgttgaacaaaaaggacaaaatttttacacctgaaactaaagttttcgacttttattcgtgtttttcggattttgatgccagtttttcggtaaaacttactaaaattctgtcatgtttgccacatatcaatgttgtctcattcattctgaataaaacgagacaaatttcatcaaaaaataatgaaaattggtgaagttataacgcttttcccaaaaaaagtcaactcaacctagcgggcgcttcggaggaacaatgtgtataaaaataagagtatattgctttcttctgacaaaaagtttgtcatttatgccacatattaatattgtctcaataatactgaatagaacgagacaaatttcattaaaaaataatgaaaattggtgaagttataacgcttttcccaaaaaaagtcaattcaaccttgcgtgcgctccggagtacctgtgtgtataagtcaggaatatgctcttcttcttatagtgctcccatggttttattgactttttttgggaaaagcgttataacttcaacaatttgtattattttttaatgaaatttgtctcgttctattcagtattattgagacaatattaatatgtggcataaatgacaaactttttgtcagaacaaagcaatatactcttattcttatacacattgttactccggagcgctcgctaggttgaattgactttttttgggaaaggcGTTATAACTTTaccaattttaattattttttgatgaaatttgtctcgttttattcagaatgaatgagacaacattgatatgtggcaaacatgacagaattttagttagttttaccgaaaaactggcatcaaaatccgaaaaacacgaataaaagtcgaaaactttagtttcaggtgtaaaaattttgtcctttttgttcaacaaaatcgaagatatatttttttttcaaaagctacaacatttaactattgaaaaacaccgaaaattttgaaatcggttgaaaaaacgcgttcaggaatttttaagcgcaaaaaagtcccgaaaaacggtttttttttaaataaaaaaaaattggagggttccaaaaatataaaaaaaatatttttgagttctcttcgaccagattaacaacctacactatctcgtttcccaagtgtatttcgttttttttttttgtcgcacagtgttattTTTCCCAGTGCCTGTCACAATAGCTTGCCAATAAATTGgttaaatgaaaaatgaattaaaaacgTGCTGCCGTTTACATTGCTTAAATCAAACTTTATTCGAGCCTACATTGTACGAATCCCCACATTCGAATGACATATCCTCTCGAATTAATTCTCGTCATGTGACATTACTTTCTTCAACCAGTCGCGGATATACTCGCTTGTCTGTAGACCAACCATCCTGTTGACGACCTTGCCCTTGTTGATGACCACCAGAGACGGCACGGAGCCCACGTTGTAGTCCATGGCTAGTTCTCCGTGCTCATCGATGTCCACGCGAGCCAGTCGCACTTTGCCACCCTGCTCACTAACAATGTTCTCCAGCCGAGGCGCCAGTGCCTTGCACGGGCAGCACCAGCTGGGCAGTAGAGTGTTAGCAGATGgatataacttaaaaaatcaGTTTCCATGTTACCTGGCATGAAAGTCTACCACCACAGGACGATCGCTGTTTATAACGCGCCTCTCAAAATCCTTCCTGGTCTCTACATCGAAAATAGGCTGGCGGCGGCTGGAACCCGCAGAGGTCAGTCTACGGTGGGCCTTCATCAAGCTCAACAGGCGGTTACGATAAGCCGACATAACTTTATTCACAGTGGGAAATGCAATTTAGAAtatccaataaaataaatagataaATTTTGACAGACTAGAACACagaattttaaaatgaattttCACGAAAATTGGACTTGGTTACtaaaatttttcacaaaaTTTTAGCTCCAAAAAGTACGTTCAGCTCGAATCTTTGAATTAGACTGGGGAGCTTCCCCGATGTTTAAACCATTAGGGTTTAAAAGGAAATCCAAAGGTTACTTTATAAGAAAAATGTAAGAAAAAGTTAAAGAAATACAACATTTTTCTTGCTCAgatatttcttttattattttttagttgcATTTTAgaataaatcttaaatctGGGCTTGGTTATTGTAGTAGCACTTGTACAGCTCGTAGCTGGTAGCGCACTTATCGGTTCCCTTGAGGGAATCGCACTTGGCCTGAACCTCCTTGACCTTCTGCTCACCGGCAATGGGACCCAACTTGGCCAGAACCACATCGGGCTTGATCTGTCCGTTGGCGATAAAGCCGCTCTTCTCCAGGAAACAGTTGGCGAAGCACTTGACCTTGGGATCAGGATCCGCAAAGTTTCCAGAACGCAGGGCCACAGCCTGTTGCTTGGTGATTCCCTCCTGTTCGGCACAGGCCTTGGCACGGGCCTTGACTTCAGCCTTCTGGGTGGGGGTGAGTTCCTGCGGaagttatattattaataaggATATATTGGTCCTTTAAGATCCTCAGATTTCTCACCAGAGCGGAGGCCATAACGGCAAAGGCGGCCAATACAATGATTACTTTCATCTTGCGGATCGGGAGTTGCTTAGAAGCAGTTAGAATCGAAACTGTTGTCTTACCCCCAAAGTCAGTGAGCATTTATACGATTTGAGATGGTGGACTTTGCGTCTTGATCGTATTAACATATTCAGTTAATGGTTCCCTTTCTTCTCATTTGGATTGAAACCTCATTTGTTTAAAACGACAACCACATGCTGACTGGCAGTTTCTGTGAGGTGTTGTATCTTGTCAGCTATCAGTCAGCTAAAAAGAAGGCTTTCATAGGGCTTCTGcactttattaataattttcgTAACGTGCTTTAAAATGTCCTGCTTAAGTCAGCAAGGATATCCTCTGCCCTAGCCCACAGCTACCACACACATTTGGGTCACATTAGATCCCAGGGAGCTGATAACATTTGGCAGCCTTTCACTCGTTGGCCTGGCCATATTTACTTGGGCCAAATGAATGATGACCTGCCTCCTCCACCCATCCTGCTCCTCCACCCAGCCCCAACCGCATTTTGTTGTCTAAACATTTTTATGATTCAGGGTTAGAGATAGGTTTATACTTTGGCTCTGTCTTTACATAATCCCCACTGCTTACACAGGCATCAAGGCGTTTTAGCAATTAGTTTCTGTTTCTCCGAGCATTGAATGGGAAGATAAGTAGCCCAGAGTCTCCTGGGCCTGATGGGATCTTTTGGGGGCTTTGATAGATGATTGACAAGCGAGTGACAAGCGAGTAGAAGAGATAGAATGGGGCTAAGGGCTAATGCTAAATTTTAAGGGGTTAATGGTTGTGCAAGAAagatttttggcatttcatCACTGCTAATGTGCTCTTGCTACAAAAGCCAAtcacaaaatatttaatttagtttgtAAAAGTAATTAGAGGAGTAGGTGGGTATAAAGAGTCTTGAAACTACATTATGTATAATAGGTAGCTCTATGgaaaaataactttttttcgaaactaataaacaaaaacactcTTCAAATGAAAATGAGGTTTCCATTGTTTCCCCACAAAACCTCATAGCATTTAGTGGCAGAAAGTCCATATATGGTGGTAGGGTGGTATCTAAAGCACAACGACTCACTTTTATGTGTTATCGTTTCTAAtttgtttcaaattaaatgagttttaaacattttcacAGCCAAATACAATCATAAAGCGTAAAATATACCCTGAATGACGCCAGTGTGTACATGTTTTTCGGATGGGTGGACGACCAAAAGGATCTCACTGGCGTCGTCGTTTGTTTTTTTCGTGGGTGGTATGGTGGGGCTGTTTGTGGGTGGTCTTTGCAGGAGACTCCTGcaaatgtaattaaaaaacttttaaaccGCATCAACATAAATGTATGGCGCTTAAAATTCTGTGCATTTGACAATTTTCGGTTGGCAAAAAGTTGACATTTTGTGTTGCCGTGTTTTGTGGGCGATTGTGTGTGTTGTTGGCCCAAAAGAACCGCCAAAACATGTCAGTCATCCCGCCCTAACTTCAACCACCCTCCCTCTCcgtatataaatatgtatttcCGCTCCGGCGATGGCCATTTGTATTTGAGTTAAATGAAATGCTTTAAAAGTTATTAGCcctcataaataaatatcagTCGAACGGCCATTTATTGATGACGGCCCATACCCATTTAATGTGTTTATCATTTTTACGAGCCACTCTTTTTggcaatttcatttattttaattgaacCCCTTCCCAGTCTAGTACTCCCCCTGCTGGCCAGTCTAGTGCAGGCCATTTTTTAGGCCATGTAGATAGGCCATAAAGACCCGAAAGACTTTTCgtttaattgcatttaaatcGCCGGGCAAAACACCTTAATAGACCATTAAGTTCCGGCCCTCTAAAATGGTACCCATTTCCTCCTCCCGCCCCAATAAAGGTTTAGTTCTGCAATATGTGTGTGGGTATACAGGTTATAACCATTCGTAGTCGGAATTCCATTCCGGTCATTATTGCTTGGCCATAAATTTAACACTTGGTATCATTTTTCAGTGTGAAATTTAATCAATTTGATATTGAGGAATGCAGGATATTGGAGTTTGGGTCCAAATAAAATTCTATCCTATTAATTGTTCATCTGTTGTGGTGTAATGTTTAAATGTTTCTGAAAATAAACATATACCAAATAGTGACATCATCTCATAAAAAGGAATTTCATCCGCCCTTCCATCGGGCCCCCTCAGGCTCCATAATTTTCCATTAGCTTTATTATATACTCATTGGGGCGAATGCCTTATATCATTGTTATTAGTAAATCTTATGCCGAATTAAATTGTTCCCCTTGTGACATGTGGGGCACCGATAAGCTCTAACTGGGCGGCAGGACCTGCAACAGAATCATCAGAATCGGAAACTGTTGGCCAATTCCTTGGGGGCTTCTCGCCTCTTTTCCGTCTTTTGGGGAGCAAGTTCGTTGAACTCTCCCCAAGTTCCTGGGTAGTCGCGGAAAACTAAGGGATGTTTCCAGTTCCTCTTTGGGGAACCATTTAAGATTAGTTTTGTGGCGGTAATGATGTTAAGCCCTGATATATGGCATGAAAGCTTTCCTATACATAGatgtattaataaataatacaaaactATAATTAGAAACATCTCGGCTTGACTCATAGGATAGTAGGTGTTGCGGAAAAGCCAACAAAGATCAGTTTAAGATGGAAAATAGTTGCCAATTCAGCACTTTACTAATCTGATGATTAATCAAAAATCACTTGAGTGTAAAATGCATTACTTTGTAACTAGCAAATATGCGATTATTCGAAAGTAGGCCCCAGGTTGAACTGAAATCATTCGGGTTGAATTATTGCCGCAGTCGAAATGGCTCTATAAACACTCGTGAACCAGGTGCAAATGAAAGTTTTCGCACAGTCATTTCCCGGTAAGAGCGAGGGAGAGAGctcttttaattaatttaatgacTGCCTGATGTATTTGCATATGGAAGTGCATGTGCGAAGAACTTTCGGGCACGTGAGTAAATAATCAACTCTTTTGTTGCAACTCCGAATTAAACCGAGTTTGTTGGGAGGTTCATTCCACCCACAGATCCGTGCACCATTGCCACTAATTATTTTAACAGCATGCAAGAGGTATGTTTTCTACTTTCTCCCCCCAAAAATCCTTTGCCATTCCTTGAAAATTCAACTTGTTCTGGCGATGCTTCTGGATAAACTCCAGAAAGTGAGAAACAAGCTAAGTTTTCTTGGTATTTTTTGGCCAAGGGAGTGAAGTCCGTAATCCGCATAGCTTATCACAAATTCCGGGCATAACTCAAAACAGAATCGCTGCCCGAGAGGGCCAGTTTGGAGGCAAATTAATGGCCAGATCCGCATTGTTTTTGGCCCCATCTTTTCGCCCCAAAGGGCGGGCATTGCAACACTTTCTGATTGCATTAGATGCTTACAATAATTTTCGGGGCTTCCGTTCCGGAATGGGAACGTAAATGGAATATTTTatgcaatttattttgatCAATTTGCACGTCGCAATGGCAACAGTAGCAACAGTAACAACAGTAACAACAGCAGCATCCCCAACCAAGGCAGGCGGAGGCGCCTAAATATTCTCTGGGTATTGTGGATGCAATCGTGCGTGCCTGAGAATGGAAATTTCCGGCTAAAAGGCCACAGGCATTTCAGCATTTTTtgccaaattaaatattactGAAATAATTGAAAGCTAGAATTTTTCCTTAGAAAAAAAACCTTTAACGTAATTATCATTTTATGGCAAAATGCAATCTACTTGTAAGATTTTCccattataaaaataaaagttggAATGTAGGCAACCATGCGTGTgataagtttttaaaattgtatccACGGATTGGTGTTAGTGGAATGTTTTTATTAAACCCATTTGCAGCCCACCTCATTACACACTAAAAAAGCAATCGAGCATCAAATtacaaagaaaataaaatgcaaataggtttttcttttcctttatAACATTGTcccttccatttttttttgttctcgTTTTGTAGAGGAGAGATCCTTTTCCGTGTCCTACCAAAGTTTTTATCTGTCTCATATCCCTCGGAGTGAGTTCCAATTTCATGCAGCTGACCACGGTCCCCGTAATTGTAATTGCCGTGCCGTGGATTGGAGTGGATTAAACAATTTCCACATTTAACATGGCGCGTCTTTAACCTTTGCCACAATAAATTTTTCCGGGCTTTCCTTGTTGCCTTGTGGCAGTTTTTGGCAGATGTTTGGTCGCTACTCCGGTTTTGGGGCTTAATTTTGGTGTCGGCGATAAGAATTTTTAGCGACGTTGTCATTTGGGGGCTTTGGCTTTTACGAGGCGGCACCAAGGACGCATGTCCTTGTTGTGCGTCTAATTAGATGCTTTGCCTAATTAGTTGGTTTTATGTGAGACTCTTTATGCCCTCTGGATTACCTTTTTCGGTTCGGTTGCAGTTTCCTGCCGCCAGTCAAGGAGTCAAGGATAACCTTAGGGCTTTTCTCGATATGTGTGGCATACAGATTACAAAGTGCCAGGAGGCAGTATGAGGGGGTAAGCCAGAATGTTATAAACTTTAAcgtttattaaaaattccGAGCGCCCTGggaaaaagtatatatatatatatagtcaCCAGCGCACCATGACAATAATGTGAACGAAAGCAGCGCATTTGCTGCTGATTTTCGCAGCTTGagattttccatttttccatCATCGGGACTTGGGAGTCCTTCGGTCTTCTCCTTCGGCTCCTCCTGTCTTTGGCTCCTGGCTGAGTTagatttttcaatttcttaCAGAACGAGCACTGCATTCCTTCACCTGGCTGTCTTTGATGCGTTGTATGACAGGAGAGCCGGGGagtagcaacaacaaataCACTTTGGTTGGGCGGACACACGGACAAAaggcggacaggcggacagaaGGACTGAGTTTAGTTCTCCCGCATATGAACTCCCGCATCCCCCGCCGACCGAATTGAACTTGTCACAAAAGAATTCATTTTGCAGAACTCGGAATTTGCCAGCAGTTAGGGGTTAGGGATCGGAAAATGTGCGTTGAAAAGCTTTGTAAGCTCTGACCCCCGACcccattttcttttctttttttttcgccgcCGCCGCCTTTTTGTGTGTGTCCCTTATCCAAGGCTCCATCGGTTCTTTGGGGTTCGTTAACTggaattcaataaatattaCTAAAACACTCGCATTCGCATTCGAATTCTCATTCGATGTTTTCTTTGCAGCAGATGCCaaggcaaaaaaataaaataaaataaaagggcCAGAACCGAACATTTTCACATAATTTTTGGGCCCTTTGTGATCCATTTTTAGGACCACCATTAGCTCTTATCCCAGGGGTGAGTACATTTTGGCTTATTTTATGATCCGTTTTGTTACCAAAacgaacaattttttttttttattttggtaataCGAAGACATTTAATTGCctaattgttttgtttttggcattttATTGCGGACGGAGCCGGGTTTTTATGGAGAAAGGCACGCCATTCTTTTTATTACTTAATTACTTAAATGCGTTTTATTTTGCATGCGTCATAatcataaacaaattatagaAGTGGAAATTATGATATCTCTTGGCAATTTTAATACCAGTCCTGGGAAAAGATATTTCAGATAACAGATTTCCACCGAATCTTCAAACTAACCCACATAGCAAGAATGAATCAAATATTTTCCGGAATATTCCGCTTTTGTTTAATCTTTTCAGAGTCCTAACCCAGTTCATCGTGGTctcattataatttaaattaaatgaatttgCTTTATTTGATTAACCTGGTTTAGTGTTTCGCTGGCTTTCTGGCCCATTGCGAATGTTGGCAACGGATTTGCTGCTCCAATTGTGGCCCCGGCCAAGTCCTGTTTGAATTTATTAGCCACCGTTGGGTTATTTCGACCCTATTTCCCTCCAACCCTAACTGGCTTTGGTTTCCTTTCGGTCatctctttttattttctgaaatTAATGCGGCAAACACTAATTAATTGCGCAGGTGTTGCAGCTGTTCTGGCCCCAGtatctgatgttgctgttggcaGTCGTGGTGTTGTTATTGCATGGGATAAGCCTAATTGAATTTCTGTAGCTTTTTGCTAGGCTTGCGGATTCTGGACTGGGCTGGGCTGGTCTGGTCCCTGGGCTGGGGGGGCAGGTGGGTTGTCTATCCCGACACTGGATATAATTAATTACAAAGCTGCCATTATGCTGGACCGGGTGCATTTATTATCTTTaaattattgatttttatCAGCCAGTAGTTAAACATTACAATTAGGATACAAACAGGATGGTTTTGGGTATCTATGATGACTTAATCAGTTTGTTTTACCCGCTTTATGGAATAATAATAGGTCgttctgaaaatattttacagtAATCATACataaaaagaattaaatatTACCCCTTAACCTCAGACCATCATCAAATTCACGCTTGGtatatatttaattgtttttctttttaatttctcaTAGCTAATAAATTGACTTTTATGACTGGTCATGAGAAGCTCGTAAAATTTGCATATGACTGTGAATTGTGAATGGGGTTTGTGCCTTTAAGTCGAAGGAGGAGTCCTTCATCGGATGACGGGTATGGTATGGTAtggtattattattatgtcaACGTAATGTTGTCGTCAAATAGTTTTTCGCGTGACATTTGcatttcagttcagttcagtgAAGTTGAGTCGACTGTTTGGACCCGAGGGTCCGATGACATTTCATTAGTCGTTGGCAGCCGTTCTTGGGTCACATAATAACGTGTGCCATTGTTTTTCATTGTCGTTTTATGTgctgtttatatttttatggcATGCCATatagtatttaatatttatattatatatgaagCACATGCGACAGACCCTTTCCATTCGTATCATGTCTGCGATAAAACAGTTTTATTCGTTAGGAACTTTTAGGGACAGCTCAACTTTTGCACCAGGTGGATACTACTACCAGGGGTCCCTCTCCATATATCCCATTCTCTTGGAAATAAACCATCTCCTTCAACTGAAATCAAACTACTTGAGAAGCCAGTCGGCTTGCCGGAGACTCTTTGGTTCGTGTTTGCAGTTATTATTGTCTATAAATCGTCGGGAGGATCCTGgctggaggagcaggagcGTAAGCCGAGCCAGCACCAACAATATACACGTTGACATTATGAATTTAttactatttaaatattttatttctgttATGGCCATGGCAGGCGACGATGGGCCGCAATAATCGTTCTGACATTTTGTTTTCCTTGGCGTGCGTAACTATTTACGAGTTTTCCCTGGTAAGTTTTGCCCAGAAACTTACCCAGTTTTCCTCACTTTTCTCCACTTTGAGTAGGCCATGAATTATCGATGCTGTCAGCAATAAATATTGATAAAATATATGATTCAAAGTTGTGTGCCACTACGTTGTGTGTTGGTGACCTGACTCGATTACCataatttaaacaatttggaCCGTTTAGTGAATCTATTCTTCTTGAAAATTGTATCCAAATCCATATAGCCAGCAAATCATTGGATGTCACTTTTATGGCTAATGAACAAACTAATCAGCGCAACCAGTTCAGTATTGATCTTAATCTCATGGACTTGGGGTTTTGAGACTCGTTTGCATTTTAGACTTTGATACCGGCACTTGACTTCAaacttggccaaaacaaaCCCAAACAATAGAGGCTGGTACGAGAGAAACCGGTTTCTTCAAGCCAACTTATTACCTGGtgataattaattaaaagctcATAGTACCTGAGGCCTACAAACCTAAACCCAAtcatgcaaataaataaatataaaatacctaagaaaagaaaataaatatttacctTTGGACTTgaattacttttttatttgtttgtaagtCTTTTCTCTCAAACTTGTTGAATGGATATTCCCAGAGTGAGAGGCTCCAAGAAACCTATATCTAGAGTCTAGACTCTAGAAAGCTGCCGAATCATGCTTCTCgtgcaatattttttatttacgaAACTCCCATAAAAACGTACTTAATCTCTgagtaaaatattttatttcaagttGATGTCTTTAAGAGTTAGTGTTGAGtttgtaaaaaataagaatgaaaacaaaacaaattggTTGACGCTTCGCTGAGCGTGGTGACCCTTGGGAAAAATAGATTCTATAATCGTCGGAAAATCTATAATCACAATTAGCACTTACATTATggaaatcaaattattttagcCTTATAATGAGCTCGGCACTGCCCCCCAGGCGTATTATGGCCAATTATCAGTACAATGGGAATCGTAATAGACTTGCTTCATTTAGTGAACTTTACGTTAGATGATGAGTAATTTGCACTGGCCCCATGAATCGAGTGGACTTTAAGCcggagaacaaaaaaaatgagtcAGAACCGGGTTATCGGATCGGTGGGGCACaggtcaataaaaaaaaaaatgaaacaaaaacatgGACCGGCAAAATCGTTAAAACGgatatttaaataaactatCCAATATATACCCAGGTAGACATTTAATTGCGTATACGGTGTGATCAGCGGAGTAGAgcgaaacaaaacagcgataatcaaaacaaaactCTGGCGAGGTTGTATATACAAAACCATATAAAAACCAACAAGCGGTAGAATCCGAGAAACAGTATCAATACCAAAGGCTTTCCTGCAGCATCTCCAGTGGCGAAATATTAAAACACCAAACATGAAGTTCCTGATTGTCCTGTCCGCCATTTTGGCTCTCACCACAGCCGTAAGTTTGTCAATAGAGGCAGAAACtgtttaatataattaaaacacAACAATATCCTATAGGACCTAAACCTCACCGATGAGCAGAAGGCCGTTGCCCATGCCAATGGAGCCCTCTGCGCCCAGCAGGAAGGCATCACCAAGGAGCAGGCCTTGGCCCTCCGGGGTGGCAACTTCGAGAACGCTGATCAAAAGGTCAAGTGCTTCGCCAACTGCTTCCTGGAGAAGACCGGCTTTTTAGTTGATGGTCAGGTCCAACCGGACAAGGTTCTGGCCAAGTTGGGACCCATCGCCGGCGAGGATAATGTGAAGGCTGTCCAGGCCAAGTGCGATTCCATCAAGGGAGCCGACAAGTGCGACACTGCCTTCCAGCTCTACGAGTGTTATTACAAGAACCGCGCCAATGTCTAAGAGCCCTGTATTATTATGTTAAAAGATCTGTGAATTGTTAACTATTATTTTAAagcaaatataaaaaaatgtgagCCTAAAAATATGTTTCTATTTGAGGAAGTTTGTTGAAGAAGCCATGTACTGCTCATTCCCTGGAcaattaaatgtatttattttattgattttctatttatttcaaAGTAATCTCGTTATATCATAAAGACAATGCCTTTTGGGggtaaataattttgaaaaaccTTGACATCGTCCCAGATCAC
Coding sequences:
- the LOC6494600 gene encoding thioredoxin, mitochondrial is translated as MSAYRNRLLSLMKAHRRLTSAGSSRRQPIFDVETRKDFERRVINSDRPVVVDFHASWCCPCKALAPRLENIVSEQGGKVRLARVDIDEHGELAMDYNVGSVPSLVVINKGKVVNRMVGLQTSEYIRDWLKKVMSHDEN
- the LOC6494598 gene encoding general odorant-binding protein 56d; translation: MLTDFGGKTTVSILTASKQLPIRKMKVIIVLAAFAVMASALELTPTQKAEVKARAKACAEQEGITKQQAVALRSGNFADPDPKVKCFANCFLEKSGFIANGQIKPDVVLAKLGPIAGEQKVKEVQAKCDSLKGTDKCATSYELYKCYYNNQAQI
- the LOC6496010 gene encoding general odorant-binding protein 56d, giving the protein MKFLIVLSAILALTTADLNLTDEQKAVAHANGALCAQQEGITKEQALALRGGNFENADQKVKCFANCFLEKTGFLVDGQVQPDKVLAKLGPIAGEDNVKAVQAKCDSIKGADKCDTAFQLYECYYKNRANV